CGTTCGTCAACCCAGAGCCCGAAGATGTTGTTCATTTTAATGACGAAAAGGCAGGAAATGCGTTTATATTTGCACAAGGTCCTTTAGCATACTTGGGATGTGTTGATATTCCTTATGTTATTGCGTGGAAACGAGAGCCTGCGTACAAGTCGTACAGTACTGTTCTAATACCTGAGAGCATGTGGAAAGATGTTCGGGTAAAACGGAGAGCTGTGTCGTATGCAACGACAAACATGGAAATAACGACCCGCAGATACCAGATGTGTCAAAATATTGACTTTGTTGAGACTCGCTTATATTGCGTCGATACGGAATTTCAGTACCCAATTATTCTGAGAAGTCCGGATATGTTTAAAGTAATCCGTACTGGAAGCGCATTAAAACAACGGTGTCGCGTTCCATACCGAGGTAAGTTGAATGATCTCTTTTACACTTATACACGTTAGTGCGGGTGTTTCATTTTTTACATATACGCCAATTGTATgtgttgtgtttgggtaaacaaacgaagtgaaacgcatataatttcagtggctactttattatcattcaacgatagaagcgatcaatgcctaacaactaactaacacagatcagaggtcaacatgcagttatgaagaacatggggcggagcgttgctacgcttcatttacaagtaggcgtggcgtagcggcattatctaaatacacaacaattCTCCCCTTTTAGTTTCATtgatcatacatgtacataaaaatgaacatacaaacaCATGCGTTTACATGTCAATATCAATGTACACAATTCTACCAATTATAATGAATAATCAATAAAACCTTGAACATTTCAAGTTCATGACCTCTTAACTAAGCATGACCTTTTATTCATTATAGCATGCAATCAAAGAACATTAGTGAGCGTCCGAATTCGACACAGGTTGTAAAAACAACTGAGGACCTGTCTTTCTCTCCTGCCAACTAAAGTTAATGTCTGTATGCCACTATAAAACGTAATTGGCCTAACATTAAACCATCAGTGTCATTAGTACTGCAGGCGTTCGGGCGGTCTTCTATTGCGTAATGGATAGCGTCTTTCTGGCAATCGTAAATCCGTATCATTACAACGATTATCCCGGGACTCATTTATTTCCATCGAATTCGGTGCCGGCTGAAGTTCACTAACATTTGTGTTCGCGGCATTTAAATTAGTTTCTAAGGGTGTGAAAACAGGTACATTTATAACAGAATACTTCTGCATTTCCGACGCGCGAGGCTGATCAACATGGCGTTTCCATGTCATATTATTCCCGATATCTACTTTGTATAATAGTGGACCATCTCGAGAAACTATTGACCCAGGGATCCATTTTTCCCTTGAAGTAGGTCTGAAATCTCGCGCTAAGACACGTTGGCCTAATTCGAATTCGCGAACTTTTCTATTGTCAGCCATTGACAATTGCATTTGACCATAAGTGACTCGTGTCTGTGTGTCGGGTATCATCAAATCAAGTTTACTGCGCAAATTCCGACCGAAAAACAGTTTTGCAGGAGTTTCCCCCGTCGTACAATGTGGCGTATTACGATATGCCAACAAGACAGAGTTGATCTTCAAATTGAAATCGGTGTTTTCATGCATTAAAGCGCGCATTGCAGATTTGAAAGAGCCATTGAACCTTTCCAAAAGaccatttgtggacggttttgccACCGCAGTTCTTATATGACATATCCCGTTTCTCTTCATAAACAGAGAAAATTCTTCAGATGTAAATTGACAACCATTGTCTGACACTAATTGCTTGGGCAAGCCGTATCTTGCGAATATTGTACGCAATTCTTCAATTGTTCTTTCAGAAGTTATCGATTTCATTTCGATGACCTCTGGCCATTTCGAATGAGCATCTATAATAACCAAGAACATGCGTCCAAGAAATGGACCTATGAAATCTACATGTATTCGCTCCCAACTTGACGTAGGCCATTCCCACGGGTGTAACTGAACTTTCGCGGGCGATTTCTGTTGCATCTGACACGGTTCGCATCTTTTAACCATGTGTTCGATGTCAGTGTCAATGCCAGGCCATCAGACGTAACTACGCGCTAGTGCCTTCATTTTAACGATACCTGGATGGCTGATGTGCAATAAATCAAGCACACGTTCGCGAATCTTAATGGGAATTATCACCCTAATGCCCCACATTAAGCATCCGTGGTGAATCGTTAATTCATTTCGTCGCGCGTAATAGCCTTTCAAAAGAGGGTCATTATCATTGGTATTCCAACCTTGATGTACTTGCCTAAATACACGTGACATAACGCGCTCCCGCCTAGTTTCACGGCTGATTTCCGCGCTCGTGACCGGAATTTGTTCTAACTGAGAAGTGTAGAACACGTCTTCAACTGAAATTTCTTTACCCCTTTCCTTTGACGGCGCGGGTAAACGCGACAATCCGTCCACATTAGTATGCATTTAAGTACTTTTGTACTGTATATCGTAATCGAATCCAGAGAGAAATATAGCATATCTCTGAACGCGTGCGGCAGTCGTTGCCGGAATGCTTTTGCTCGGGCTGAATATTGAAGTGAGGGGTTGGCAATCAGTAACCAATGTGAACTTTCTACCATAGAGATATGGGTAATACTTTTGAACTGCCCAATAAATTGCCAATGCTTTCTATCGATTtgagcatatttcatttcagttttgGTAAGTGACCTTGATGCGAACGCGATCGGCTTTTCTGAGCCATCTGGCATAACGTGTGACAATATACCGGAAATACCGAACGGTGAGGCATCCGACGCGAGCCTAACCGGAAGTTCCGGGTAGTAGTGTGTAAGAACAGGTTCCGTAATGAGAAGTGTTTTCGACTTTTCGAACGCGCTCTGGCATTCTTTTGACCAGACGAATTTTCGATTTTTCTCGATGCAACGCGTTCATGGGCGCGAGATCTGGCAGAAAACGAGGGTAATAATTGAGTACCCCGAGATATGCCCTAAGTGATGTAACATCACATGGAGGTGGTGTATTCAATACCGCCTCTACTTTATCCTGACACTTCCATACACCTTGTTCGTCAATTTCATGACCACAGAATGTAATCCTTGGCACGAAAAACTCACACTTGTCCTTATTTACTTTAATTCCATATTGCTGTATTTTGATCGTTAGCAACTCCTTGGTTTCGTCCTCGCATTCTAGTTGTAGGTACGCTTGTCGTATATCAAGCTTGCTGTATTTTCGACCATTTGACAGATTGGCGAAAATGTCCTCGATTCTTGGGAGAGGATATCTATCAaccttgattgattgatttacggTAACCTTAAAATCACCGCATATTCTCACATCGCCGTTTCCTTTTACGACAGGAACGATCGGTGTCGCCCATTCACTGGTGTCCACTTTTGAGATGATTCCTTGACTCTCGAGACTGTCCAGTTCTTTCTCTATTTTTGGCTTAATAGAGTACGGTACCGGCCTAGCCTTTATGAATTTAGGCTGAGCATTTTCATTTAGGGTGAGCCTTGCCTTAATGCCCTTCACCTGTCCTATACCGTCACTAAACACGTCTTTATGTTTGTCAAGTATATAATTTAGACGTACCTTCAGGCCTTCCGTTGTCACAGAGTTCACGTTAAAAAGTGTGTCCCAGTCCAGTCTGATGTGACTCAGCCAGTCCCTTCCGAACAGTGCAGGCCCATCACCTTTTACGACGCAAAGTCGCATTGTTCGCGATTGTCCATTATAACTGACATGCACCATAACTGTCCCTTGTTGCTCTATGACATCGCCTGAATATGTCTTCAGTATGGAAAAAGCAGGATCGAGCTTCATATTTCCGAATCGTTTTCGGAAATCCTTGTTTGATATGAGGGTAACTGCTGATCCTGTATCAAGCTCCATGGGTACCTCGACATCGTTAATCTTCGGCTTTACGATGAATTTCCCGTTGTCTCCTTTGTTCACAGTGTTGATCACTGAAACGTTTTCCTCCATACACTGCACCGACATAAGCTTCCTACATATGTCCCTTTGCTTTACAGTGATGACAAACTGCATCTTTCAGTCTGCATTTCTCGGAGGGGTGGTTAGTTTTTCCACAATTGATGTACTTGCTGCTCTCTTAGGCATGTTTGTGATGCTTCCATTTCTTGGGTTTTGTTGAATGTCCAACTCGATTGACAGGCACATCGGCGGCTGCCGATAACTGTAACTCGGCGGCGTCCTTATGTGCAGCTTCCATGGCAAGCGCTATTTCTATGGCATTTTGCTGTGTCAAATCAGCGATTGACAATAATCTTCGCTGTGTTCCCGCATCCACAAGTCCACAAACGAACCTGTCCCTTAAAGAATCGTTCAAGTTCGATCCGAATTCACAGAATTCTGCCAACTTCCGAAGTGAAGTTACGTAACAACTCACACTTTCGCCCACTGCTTGTTTCCTCTTGTGAAACCGGAATCGTTCCGCGATTATTAACGGTTTCGGGCACAAATGAGTTTGTAAAAGCTGACAAAGTTCCACATACGATTTCTCGGACGGCTTTGCTGGTACGGTAAGGTTCCTTAACAACCCGTGCGTCTTTTCACCGAGGAGTGTTAAAAGTCCTGCCACTTTTCGTTCATTATCGATGTCATTGACCATAAAGTACTGTTCAAGTCGTTCCTGGTAGGAAGTCCATGTTTCGACATTGCTGTCATATGCGTTAATGTTCCCAATCAGGCCCGTTGCCATTCTGTGTTTATATCCAGAATTTCACGCACAATCTTATTAAACGGATAAAATTCTCGAAATATAATCCACAAATTTTTTATCCTCGTCGCCAGtttgttgtgtttgggtaaacaaacgaagtgaaacgcatataatttcagtggctactttattatcattcaacgatagaagcgatcaatgcctaacaactaactaacacagatcagaggtcaacatgcagttatgaagaacatggggcggagcgttgctacgcttcatttacaagtaggcgtggcgtagcggcattatctaaatacacaacagtatgcataattaaaaatcaaagtCAAACATGTTACCATTGAGAGTTCATATAAAGAAGCAAATTcctaatgaaaacataaaatactcAAGTTGCAGCTTCAACTTGTGTTTGTTCCTCAAGCATTTGTCTTCTAAATCTTAAAGCAATCGGCATACTCAATACACTTTATCATGTGCACTTTGAAACTAGTGATTAATTTACAATATAACAATAACGCGTATTTTACCAGTCAAAAACGACACGCCATATGCATCTTTTCTTAAAATGTGtcataaaattgaattttattttaagaatcatCCGAAGAAGAACAAGAAGACGAAAACGAAGAACCAACGGAGAATCCTACTGAACAACGTAAGTTTTTTTTAGTGTTTTGAAGTATATTTTCCTTCGTTTTATATTCAAATCGTCAATTGCCTTAAAAATGATACGCGGGTTGTGACTAGTATATTTACTTCCTGACAATGTGCCTGCGGTGTTTCctatataatgtatttatttacaaaatcaaattatattaatgagataatatacaaaacatatcaGCAAACTAGTTCTGCCAGTTCGATactttgtttaacccatttaagcatagtggactctcccatcctagtaaattggatcaatttatttccaaaattaaagatgtctagtatatttatttctatgttaagaatatgcggcgtctcatctgggtctacgctgtttgccgaggccttttttctagacgctaggcataaatgggttaggcTCATGGACACGTTAACGTTGCTTCCTTGATATGTGTGATAGTGAGGACACGTGAGGACGTTGCTTTCTTGATATGTGTGATAGTGAGGACACGTTAACGTTGCTTTCTTGATATGTGTGATAGTGAGGACACATGAGGACGTTGCTTTCTTGATATGCGTGATAGTGGGGACATGTTAACGTTGCTTTCTTGATATGTGTGATAGTGAGGACACGTGAGGACGTTGCTTTCTTGATATGTGTGATAGTGAGGACACGTTAACGTTGCTTTCTTGATATGTGTGATAGTGAGGACACGTGAGGACGTTGCTTTCTTGATATGTGTGATAGTGAGGACACGTTAACGTTGCTTTCTTGATATGTGTGATAGTGAGGCAAGTGAGGACGTTGCTTTCTTGATATGTGTGATAGTGAGGACACGCTAACGTTGCTTTCTTGATATGTGTGATAGTGAGGACACGTGAGGACGTTGCTTTCTTGATATGTTTGATAGTGAGGACACGTTAACGTTGCTTTCTTAATATGTGTGATAGTGAGGACACGTGAGGACGTTGCTTTCTTGATATGTGTGATAGTGAGGACACGTTAACGTTGCTTTCTTGATATGTGTGATAGTGAGGACACGCacgaagaaaaaaaaacacttaggTTGACGTAATGCGTATGCCTAActcagtttttgtttgtgttattttagcATCTGTAGCAGGCGATGCATACGAAGAACGGCATGTGAGTGAAATTCCCTTCTTTCCCTTTCCTTATTTGTTTTTCACTATTTGTTTTCCATTATCCAATTAACGGTTCACACAATCAACCGCCCAATGGTTCGTTTGAATTTGTCAGTCACCTTTTATATTCGACGTTTGTTTATCTACCGCTCTATTAAAGACTCATTATAAGACATTCAGTATCGATCCATTTTTTCAagttatatagaggatatttgttggattcggtggattatcgattttaattcacgagtgatcatagaaaataatattttcacgagtggcgcagccacgagtgaaaatatattttttctatgatcacgagtgaattaaaaacgatattccaccgaatccaacaaattttcttttcattttatgcttttttttcaccgtttatatacattgttaaagagtttaactaaagaatttcgctgggataatgacgtcatttcgtcaaaaaaatgacgttatttcgcagtaaacagtgaaaattatcgataattttcaccgataattttcactgtttgaaacagtgaaattatcagttttaattcactaatatttctctataaaccaccggaaagcataaaataaattgatgtaaccgttttgtatttacatttaaacatttgaaaatcCAACGTGTACCTTTCCTTACAGAAATATAAGATGAAATCACATGTAAAATCAGACCATGGGGAAAAATCGACCATTACAGCGGATTATGACTATACTGAGGCGTACAATCGAATAGATCTTGACAAACGTTACGTCGTCATATTCACAGATAAGGAAAAGCCACTCGCTGTCAGCTCTAGTGATAACTATGAAAGAAAAACTCCCGAAACTTGGGTCATTAATTTTGATCCATTATCTGAAAAGGAGAAAGAAGAAATTGAGACCCCGGGAAAATCCGATGAAGATTTTTATGCATTGACTGTTTTAAAGCTGTGCTATCTGCTATGTTTCTGTGGACTGCTCGATGTTGCCATGGTTTGTTATCGGCATAAACTGGACGGGGAGTTCTTCAGGATGGCAAAACAAGACGTCATTTTGAACAAACCGTTTTCTCTCTCTGAACTGGAAAAGGTGAAATTTGACCAAATTATTCAAGGGTGGCGGCCGAAGGTGAAAGACAGCATTTCTACTGCGCATGTAACATACCAGTTTTAAGCGAAAACACCCAAAAATAGCCGAATACTAGTTCTAATCAATTCGTGACACAATTGAATTTGAGAATTTGTCAAGATAATTTTAACAGACAACTTCTCAAAACAACTAAAATAAGTATAGGTGACAAGTAACACAACTTGTCTTAAGACTGTGATACTCAGTAATATCATATGACCGTTGATACAAAAATATAGTCATGTCCGCATTGGTGTGTTACGGCTTTACCCTTGCATGCgagatgattattattatttgaagtaTATCATGCTAAGgcttaaaaaatgtcaaaaagcCAGAGATATAGATGATACGTGTAATTATGTTTTTCACCGCGACATAAAATATCGCAATATCGATGCATCCAATACGAAGCTCGCGATTTGCAATTCTACACTGTCTTCGCTATCTGCATATGTATCGCGTCATTTTGCGTCGTTTATTATCTGTAATCACTAAAAAAACTTCTTAAAAAAGAGTGTCATTATGATAGTGTCGCATATGTGAAACAAGTCAATAAGGTCGCGCTATACTAATACAACTCATGTAATTAATGTGAAACATTCCAGTTTTGCAGAAAATAAAGTAAGTATATTGCACGCTGGGACACCCATAACCATATCTGTAATCACTAAAAAAACTTCTTAAAAAAGAGTGTCATTATGATAGTGTCGCATATGTGAAACAAGTCAATAAGGTCGCGCTATACTAATGCAACTCATGTAATTAATGTGAAACATTCCAGTTTTGCAGAAAATAAAGTAAGTATATTGCACACCCATAACCATATATTTCCTAAAGAGCTTTCTAAGTTTAATGcttttaagaacaaaaaaggaATGTCATTTGGTATGGAAAAATGAACTTTTTACGAATCATAATTCCCTTTTTGTAACGTTTTTTTTCGGCTACTTTTTAATTCATTGTAAATCGCGTTTCTCGCAAGTCTCCCACTGTAGTCTCAAATCTTTAAACACAACAGTTACTTTTGTTGTGATTTTAATGCTTTCCCTGCgcacagtttgaaaaaaatataatagcaaaacaAACGAGTGTTATTAACTGTTAACAAGTCTTCCAATAAATAAAGATGacttttagagagtatagcatcaattttttagtatactgtaacctttagGAACTTGTTCTTTCGTTCTTTCGTTGCCACTGACAGTCGATGTATTACTTTCAACCCTTTTCTAATAAATTATCAGACAATAATCTTTTGTTATATGACATAACCACTAAGTGACCAGAATTTGTTGAGTTTGCTGCTAATTTTAAGATCGCAAGTAGCAATAATTTAGTCATACCAACTATTACAGTAATCCAAGGGTTACTGTCTCTACAATTGTGATAAATCACGAACTTTCGTTTATAGTAAACTTATAGTAAATATAGTTCAatgtaaataaagctttattttaggCACGCACATATAGTGTCGCTCTTTTTGAGAAGGTACGGTTATTAATTGTGCGAGGCGTTTGAACCGGAATATATTAAAATTCATAGATATATCTGTCATGTATACAAAGACGTTTCATTACATAGAGTAACCATTCTCGTGTATTGAATCAGTGTCCGTCCCAGTTTTGTAATGGTTATACAGGagtataatttaaattttatagATTTGCCTtccatacagacagacagacagacagacagacagacagacagacagacagacagacagacagacagacagacagacagacagacagacagacagacagacagacagacagacagacagacagatattttatttgacttgcacaatgtagatcgtcaacatcacatgtggttggtattgatatatgtcaacatgtatatgcgCAGAAAAAAATAAGTGTCAGCAAAACAAATGTATAGTGAAGTACAGAGGATGAACAATTGGTAAATTACCTTAACACATTCGATCTGATACTCAACGATTCCTTAACAAATAAACTAAGTTTTATTACTTCAGACCTATTGGTTGATTGTAGTAATTGTACATACGGAATAACAGATGGATCATTAtagtaacattttttatttatttatttcttatatcaACAAgtgttgaacaaatacatacaacaTTAAATTCGGCCTCAATATCCGTGGCATTACAACACAGACAATATCTGTATTGTCTAGCAATAGTGTTTTCATTATATCTACCACTCTTTATACGAAGGGAGTGAACCGATAATCTTAATcggcataaataaaaaatttcggAACTATGTCCAGGTAATTCTCATATTAAAAGTTTGACTTAAATATTCTACACATGTCTAACATTGTACCATTTTCTAGTGTACGGTACCGATTTTGTTTACATGCATCTATAATTCTAGATTTTTAAATGAGATTTAAaattttaacattaatatcatGAATGCTGTTAAAAACATTACTGAACCAGTAATTATCCAATAATTTCTTGATGTTATGAATCCACTTTCGGCAGCGTCTGGCGTAGTCTGATACTCCAATGTTATATAcagttttatatacatatatacatataactgCTTGATAAAAAGCAGTATTCATATGTCATTATACCttaatttaaacacaatatatcaAAAAATGAACACATGTTTATTCAAACTCTTCCCTATGAAACTTATGTCATAAAGGCAAATCCCAAAGCATACCTTTGTCAAACAATCAAATGGGAACTTATGTTtctcaaaatatatattgtagaTAACGATGCGCTCaacaattaattatttgcaaTATCGTAGTTTGTATTTGACACTTGTTGCCTTGAGCTCCCAAATGATAATAAGCActttaaaacaaatatcaataccAAAGACGGGTACtttacaatttattttcatacgttttttaaacaaatatacaattttgAGTAATGCAAAACTTCGTTTGGTTGCATTCCAGCATCACGCGTACCTTTCGGCATCTGAGCTGCTGTAATATCTTCGAAAAGCCCTATATAGATACAAACAGTAAAACTTGAAACCAATGCACCAACGTCTTTGCTGATTgcttaaaaagatatttacaaATATGTTTCAGATAACTGATCAGTATTGTAGCCCTCTGGCATTTAATTTCGCCATTATAAAATAGAGTATTTAGTTAATTAAACTGACTACCTTGGGAAGAAAGAACGGATGAGGCAAATGAAAGGAAGCAGTTAAAGTACCAAAAACTGGCAGTT
This sequence is a window from Dreissena polymorpha isolate Duluth1 chromosome 16, UMN_Dpol_1.0, whole genome shotgun sequence. Protein-coding genes within it:
- the LOC127862296 gene encoding uncharacterized protein LOC127862296; translation: MAASTRKSKWTETNEALFDVLKEADLPLEVKVYDEYANHTVDSDLINLSDSKLLIVCRKSLSFARVHILESEFFDGIPIEQRNDFETIAERANYVGNEYYIPMKYPRRLQTDTMIQPTNMRSGRLTFTKTKKTATVNTDGTYTRLIHCLQALKEEKICPLAFSFVNPEPEDVVHFNDEKAGNAFIFAQGPLAYLGCVDIPYVIAWKREPAYKSYSTVLIPESMWKDVRVKRRAVSYATTNMEITTRRYQMCQNIDFVETRLYCVDTEFQYPIILRSPDMFKVIRTGSALKQRCRVPYRESSEEEQEDENEEPTENPTEQPSVAGDAYEERHKYKMKSHVKSDHGEKSTITADYDYTEAYNRIDLDKRYVVIFTDKEKPLAVSSSDNYERKTPETWVINFDPLSEKEKEEIETPGKSDEDFYALTVLKLCYLLCFCGLLDVAMVCYRHKLDGEFFRMAKQDVILNKPFSLSELEKVKFDQIIQGWRPKVKDSISTAHVTYQF